The following proteins come from a genomic window of Candidatus Methylomirabilis sp.:
- a CDS encoding glycosyltransferase family 1 protein has protein sequence MKRIGILLGSDPGSGGGFQYSLTMLEALSALPRERYGIVAAFFNPAWRVYVEPFKLRILPLGSRGCEPFTLGRIWRIACLPISPWKAVLWRLDPVVRAMWKESCDLWVFPSNDHWSYLSPVPALVTIHDLMHRYEPQFPEVSRWGRYFFREYRFRNICRFAMAVLVDSEMGKKQVMESYRLRSDKLFPLPYLPPRYVFDSLPSADFDKRYPLPARFLFYPAQFWAHKNHDRLLQAVAIVRRSYPDIFLVLAGPKRYKYSTLIQRVADLGLSEHVIFTGYVPDADLPEFYRRARALVMPTFFGPTNIPPLEAFALGCPVAISGIYGIPEQTGDAALLFDPGSVEDIAMAIERLWKDDWLCEQLRAKGYARSGIWRQVDFNRSLQGVIDKLLDCRAS, from the coding sequence ATGAAGCGGATTGGCATTCTCTTGGGAAGTGATCCAGGTAGTGGTGGCGGGTTTCAATACAGTCTGACCATGCTGGAGGCGCTTTCGGCGTTGCCACGCGAGCGCTATGGGATAGTTGCCGCTTTCTTCAACCCAGCATGGCGGGTATATGTCGAACCGTTCAAGTTGCGGATCCTGCCCCTTGGTTCTCGGGGCTGTGAGCCCTTCACCCTGGGCAGGATTTGGCGCATCGCCTGTCTGCCTATCAGTCCGTGGAAAGCAGTGCTTTGGCGATTGGATCCGGTTGTGCGAGCGATGTGGAAAGAGAGCTGTGACCTTTGGGTTTTCCCGTCTAATGACCATTGGAGCTATTTGTCGCCAGTTCCGGCGCTGGTTACCATCCATGATCTGATGCATCGTTATGAGCCACAGTTTCCAGAGGTTTCCCGATGGGGGCGCTATTTTTTCAGGGAATATCGTTTTCGCAATATCTGTCGTTTTGCAATGGCGGTATTGGTCGATTCCGAGATGGGGAAAAAGCAGGTAATGGAGTCCTATAGACTGAGGTCGGACAAGCTATTTCCCCTGCCATACTTGCCCCCGCGCTATGTGTTTGATTCTCTACCCTCCGCCGATTTCGACAAGCGGTATCCATTGCCGGCGCGCTTCCTTTTTTATCCGGCACAATTCTGGGCACATAAAAATCATGACAGACTACTTCAAGCAGTAGCAATCGTTCGACGTTCATACCCGGATATCTTTCTGGTATTGGCAGGGCCCAAACGCTACAAGTACTCAACGCTTATTCAACGTGTCGCTGACCTGGGGCTTAGTGAGCACGTGATTTTTACCGGCTATGTTCCCGATGCTGACCTGCCGGAATTCTATCGACGAGCGCGGGCGTTGGTGATGCCGACTTTTTTCGGGCCGACCAATATTCCGCCACTGGAAGCGTTCGCGTTGGGGTGCCCGGTAGCTATTTCAGGTATATATGGTATTCCCGAACAGACCGGCGATGCAGCCCTGCTGTTCGATCCAGGGTCGGTGGAGGATATCGCCATGGCTATTGAGCGATTATGGAAGGACGATTGGCTTTGCGAACAATTGCGTGCCAAAGGCTACGCGCGTTCCGGAATATGGCGACAAGTCGACTTCAACAGAAGCTTGCAAGGCGTGATCGATAAGCTACTTGATTGTAGGGCGTCTTAA
- a CDS encoding polysaccharide biosynthesis protein, which translates to MFSKQKLLITGGTGTFGNAVLRRFQDTDIEEIRIFSRDEKKQDDMRRAMKNQKIRFCLGNVRDYDSIASAMQGIDYIFHAAALKQVPSCEFFPLEAIRTNTLGAENVMNAALACGVKNMIVLSTDKAVYPINAMGMCKALMEKLMIAKARVYSNSRTIFCGVRYGNVMASRGSVIPLFINQILAGQPLTITDPNMTRFMMTIEDAVDLVLYAFQNGQPGDMFVQKSPACTISTLAEALLKLFDAKNEVRIIGTRHGEKLYETLLTREEMAKAEDLGGYYRIPADIRDLNYACYFTEGDAKVSPLEDYNSHNTRRLDVDGTIDLLCKLEILNEALEQRKRAR; encoded by the coding sequence ATGTTCTCTAAACAGAAGCTCCTGATCACCGGCGGCACAGGGACCTTCGGTAATGCAGTTCTCCGAAGATTCCAGGACACAGATATTGAAGAAATCCGCATTTTTAGTCGAGACGAGAAGAAGCAGGACGACATGCGGCGAGCGATGAAGAACCAGAAGATCCGGTTCTGTCTCGGCAACGTACGGGATTACGACAGCATCGCCTCGGCAATGCAGGGCATTGACTACATCTTTCACGCCGCTGCGCTCAAGCAGGTGCCCTCCTGCGAGTTCTTTCCTCTCGAGGCCATTCGCACTAACACTCTCGGCGCAGAAAATGTCATGAATGCGGCGCTCGCCTGCGGCGTGAAGAATATGATTGTGCTGAGTACCGATAAGGCTGTCTATCCGATCAACGCCATGGGTATGTGCAAAGCGCTCATGGAAAAACTCATGATCGCCAAGGCCCGCGTGTATAGCAATTCACGGACCATCTTCTGTGGCGTCCGTTATGGTAACGTAATGGCCTCGCGGGGCTCGGTAATCCCGCTTTTCATCAATCAGATCCTCGCCGGCCAGCCCCTGACCATTACCGATCCCAACATGACGCGGTTCATGATGACGATTGAAGACGCGGTCGATCTGGTGCTCTATGCATTCCAGAATGGCCAACCGGGCGACATGTTCGTGCAGAAGTCTCCGGCCTGCACAATAAGCACTTTGGCAGAGGCGCTCCTGAAGTTGTTCGATGCGAAGAATGAGGTCCGGATTATCGGCACGCGGCACGGTGAGAAGCTCTACGAGACGCTGTTGACCCGGGAGGAGATGGCGAAGGCGGAAGACCTCGGCGGTTACTATCGCATACCAGCCGATATCCGAGATCTCAATTACGCCTGTTACTTCACTGAGGGGGACGCGAAAGTCTCACCGCTAGAGGATTACAACTCACATAACACGCGTCGGCTCGATGTAGACGGAACCATCGACTTGTTGTGCAAACTCGAGATCCTCAACGAGGCGCTGGAGCAGCGAAAGAGAGCGCGTTAG
- a CDS encoding NAD-dependent epimerase/dehydratase family protein codes for MMKIGITGITGLIGWHLRAYLQGRPGVEVRGATRETFADADALAEFVSGLDTLVHLAGMNRGEDAEIEAINLQLVEALIEACERTASLPRIVFSSSTHVERDTVYGRSKREGATRLRRWSKKYGARFTNLILPHVFGEFGKPFYNSAVSTFCHQLARGETPSIIVDGQLGLIHAQQVTARILQIATNGEDGEVRMEGEPLTVSELLVRLGRMADLYNAQLIPDLRHPLDLQLFNTYRSYLFPHFYPVSVKLHSDDRGQLFEAVRSLNSGQMFLSTTHPDITRGNHYHTRKVERFLVAEGDGLIRIRKLFSSEALEFRVSGAHPQYIDMPTFYTHSITNVGNSDLLTLFWTHEIFDPNDSDTYPELVVAA; via the coding sequence ATGATGAAGATCGGTATCACCGGAATCACTGGACTCATCGGATGGCACCTGCGCGCGTATCTGCAGGGCCGACCGGGGGTCGAGGTGCGCGGGGCGACGCGCGAGACATTCGCGGATGCCGATGCGCTGGCTGAATTTGTTTCCGGGCTAGATACCCTCGTGCATCTAGCTGGGATGAATCGCGGTGAGGACGCAGAGATCGAGGCGATCAATTTGCAATTAGTAGAAGCGTTGATCGAAGCGTGCGAGCGGACCGCCTCACTCCCCCGCATCGTTTTTTCCTCATCGACCCACGTCGAGCGTGACACCGTGTATGGACGGTCGAAGCGAGAAGGTGCCACGCGCCTCCGTCGCTGGTCTAAGAAGTACGGGGCGCGTTTCACCAATCTGATTCTTCCGCACGTTTTCGGCGAGTTTGGCAAGCCCTTCTACAATTCCGCTGTGTCCACCTTTTGCCATCAGTTGGCCCGGGGGGAGACGCCTAGCATCATCGTCGATGGGCAATTGGGATTGATACATGCGCAGCAGGTGACCGCGCGTATTCTTCAGATCGCCACGAATGGGGAAGATGGTGAGGTCAGGATGGAGGGGGAGCCGCTTACGGTGAGCGAACTGCTCGTCCGACTGGGGCGCATGGCCGATCTCTACAACGCTCAACTGATTCCGGACCTTCGGCATCCGCTTGATTTGCAACTCTTCAACACTTACCGTTCCTATTTGTTCCCCCATTTCTACCCGGTCTCTGTCAAGCTCCATAGCGATGACCGCGGCCAACTGTTTGAGGCGGTGCGAAGCTTGAACAGCGGGCAGATGTTCTTGTCCACCACGCATCCAGACATCACCAGAGGCAACCATTACCACACGCGTAAGGTGGAGCGTTTCCTGGTCGCCGAGGGAGATGGCTTGATACGGATACGCAAACTGTTTTCCAGCGAGGCGCTGGAATTCCGGGTGAGCGGCGCGCATCCCCAGTACATCGACATGCCAACTTTTTACACCCACAGTATCACTAACGTCGGCAATTCCGATCTCCTCACCCTGTTCTGGACGCATGAGATTTTCGATCCCAACGATTCCGATACTTACCCAGAACTGGTGGTCGCGGCATGA
- the wecB gene encoding UDP-N-acetylglucosamine 2-epimerase (non-hydrolyzing): MSALKIMTIVGTRPEIIRLSRVMARLDHYTQHILVHTGQNYDYELNEIFFNELGLRKPDHFLDAVGASAAQTIGNIISRFDLLLEQERPDAVLVLGDTNSCLGVIAAKKRRIPIFHMEAGNRCFDMRVPEEANRRLVDHISDINMPYSDIAREYLLREGLPPDRVIKTGSPMYEVLHHYLPQIETSDVLRRLELMPQEYFVVSCHREENVDSEVNLEKLVHVLNRLAEYFGKRLIVSTHPRTRKRLDESHALLHRLVELMQPLGFPDYVCLQQHAFAVLSDSGTITEESSILNFPALNIREVHERPEGMEEAAVMLTGLEWERILQAVTILAEQPRGNQRLLRPVADYQVQNVSEKVVRIILSYTDYVNHFVWRKII; the protein is encoded by the coding sequence ATGAGCGCGCTCAAGATCATGACGATCGTCGGCACACGTCCGGAGATTATCAGGCTTTCCAGGGTAATGGCGCGCCTGGACCATTATACTCAGCACATCCTGGTTCACACCGGCCAGAACTACGACTACGAGCTCAACGAGATCTTCTTCAATGAACTGGGACTGCGCAAACCCGATCATTTCCTGGATGCGGTCGGTGCGAGTGCTGCGCAGACCATCGGCAATATCATTAGCCGCTTTGATCTCTTGCTGGAGCAGGAACGACCCGATGCCGTACTGGTGTTGGGGGATACCAATAGCTGCCTCGGTGTCATCGCGGCCAAGAAGCGACGCATCCCGATCTTTCACATGGAGGCGGGCAATCGCTGCTTCGATATGCGGGTGCCGGAGGAAGCCAACCGCAGGCTGGTAGACCACATCAGCGACATCAATATGCCCTACAGCGACATCGCGCGTGAGTACCTCCTGCGGGAAGGGCTGCCGCCGGACCGCGTCATCAAAACGGGTAGCCCGATGTATGAGGTCTTACACCACTATTTGCCACAGATAGAGACCTCAGACGTGCTTCGGCGCCTAGAGCTGATGCCGCAGGAATACTTCGTGGTCAGTTGCCACCGGGAGGAGAATGTCGATTCCGAGGTGAACCTGGAAAAACTTGTCCACGTCTTGAATAGACTGGCTGAGTATTTCGGGAAGCGCCTGATCGTCTCCACCCACCCGCGTACACGGAAGCGTCTCGACGAAAGCCATGCTTTGCTGCACCGGCTCGTTGAGTTGATGCAGCCGCTGGGCTTTCCAGACTATGTCTGTCTGCAACAGCATGCCTTCGCTGTGCTGTCCGACAGCGGCACGATCACTGAGGAGTCATCCATCCTCAACTTCCCGGCGCTGAACATCCGGGAGGTTCACGAGCGTCCTGAGGGGATGGAAGAGGCGGCAGTCATGCTGACGGGCTTGGAGTGGGAGAGGATCCTGCAGGCCGTCACCATCCTGGCGGAGCAGCCGCGGGGCAACCAACGCCTGCTTCGGCCGGTAGCCGACTACCAGGTCCAGAACGTTTCGGAAAAGGTCGTTCGGATCATCCTCAGCTACACCGATTACGTCAATCACTTTGTCTGGCGTAAGATCATCTGA
- a CDS encoding glycosyltransferase family 4 protein, with amino-acid sequence MDKETRALRILLLTDRFPPEVRSAARIFHELASELQRRGHDVAVIAKAPRGYVAGEGRGKVLPGWSEVDGVRTFRVRGCPIPGYHPILRGLDHLTLGWTFGRACQQFARPDIILVQSPPLPLALSGGTHARRCGGRLVLNIQDLYPKTAIDLGLLRNPVAIEFAERMERRAYREAARIVVHSNGNRDFLKNYKGVALEKVNVIHNWVNTELLRPEPRDNDFSRSHGLTGKFVVSYAGLMGYAQDLTTVIESARRLLERSDILFLLVGEGVLEPRWRQAAGGLVNVRFLPLQPKDKYVKLLAASDLCLVPLDVSLRTPAVPGKLQSIMASGRPVITITGPESDAPKLVLASGGGVNVSPGDAEGLADTIFRLRADPATRTRMGARGRAYAEEHFSLQKCADLYEELFAELRDEKKTR; translated from the coding sequence ATGGATAAAGAAACGAGGGCCCTGCGGATCCTGTTGCTCACCGATCGGTTTCCTCCGGAGGTTCGGTCGGCGGCTCGGATCTTTCACGAACTTGCCTCGGAACTGCAGCGAAGAGGTCATGATGTGGCCGTCATCGCAAAGGCGCCCCGAGGCTATGTCGCTGGCGAGGGGCGGGGGAAAGTCCTGCCAGGATGGAGTGAGGTTGACGGCGTTAGAACTTTCCGGGTACGAGGGTGCCCGATTCCCGGGTATCATCCTATTCTTCGTGGCTTGGATCACCTGACCTTGGGATGGACTTTCGGTCGGGCCTGCCAACAGTTTGCGCGTCCGGATATCATCCTGGTGCAATCGCCGCCGCTTCCTTTAGCCTTGTCGGGAGGGACACACGCCAGAAGATGCGGCGGCCGACTGGTTCTCAATATTCAAGACCTGTATCCGAAGACTGCGATAGACCTGGGATTGCTGAGAAATCCGGTCGCAATTGAGTTCGCGGAACGCATGGAACGTCGAGCGTACCGCGAGGCAGCACGAATCGTGGTCCATTCGAATGGGAATCGCGATTTCCTCAAAAACTACAAAGGGGTGGCATTGGAAAAGGTTAACGTCATCCATAATTGGGTGAACACGGAGTTGCTGCGGCCGGAGCCGCGGGACAACGATTTCAGTCGATCTCATGGTCTAACCGGGAAGTTCGTCGTATCATATGCCGGCCTCATGGGATATGCTCAGGACCTGACTACTGTTATCGAGAGCGCGAGACGTCTGCTCGAGCGTTCTGACATACTGTTCCTTCTCGTGGGTGAGGGTGTGCTGGAGCCTCGCTGGAGGCAGGCTGCGGGCGGCCTTGTCAATGTGCGCTTTCTGCCCTTGCAACCCAAAGATAAGTATGTCAAACTTTTGGCGGCATCCGATTTGTGTCTGGTGCCATTGGATGTGTCGCTCCGGACTCCAGCCGTTCCCGGCAAGCTCCAATCGATTATGGCGTCCGGGAGACCCGTAATAACGATCACTGGTCCGGAGAGCGATGCGCCGAAGCTCGTCCTAGCCAGCGGAGGTGGGGTCAATGTATCGCCGGGCGATGCGGAGGGTCTCGCCGACACAATATTCCGCTTGAGAGCGGACCCTGCCACGCGGACGCGGATGGGAGCGCGCGGACGCGCGTATGCTGAAGAGCATTTTTCTCTGCAGAAATGTGCCGACCTCTACGAGGAGTTGTTCGCTGAACTTAGGGACGAGAAGAAGACTCGTTAA
- a CDS encoding sugar transferase, with the protein MPIPPLHEPYPSPLKRSLDISLSGLGLLLSAPLWVFITILIKLEDGGPVFYGRERVGKGGLLFRSWKFRSMIPDSDERFGPLQARDGDARVTRVGRILRATAMDELPQLWNIFIGDMSFVGPRALLPEEIEVRANGKLIPLEKIPGYEARHRVRPGLTGVAQIYAPRDISRRHKFKFDLLYIGKQTFWLDIRLILLSFWISLRGKWESRQHKF; encoded by the coding sequence ATGCCCATCCCTCCGCTTCACGAGCCCTATCCTTCGCCTCTAAAACGTTCCCTGGATATCTCTCTTTCGGGTTTGGGCCTTCTTCTCTCCGCACCTCTCTGGGTATTCATCACCATTCTCATCAAGTTGGAAGATGGTGGGCCCGTCTTCTATGGGCGGGAACGAGTGGGAAAAGGGGGACTGCTATTTAGGAGTTGGAAGTTTCGGTCGATGATACCGGATTCAGACGAACGGTTTGGTCCGCTTCAGGCAAGGGATGGCGATGCGCGGGTCACCCGGGTAGGGCGGATTCTCCGGGCTACTGCGATGGATGAGCTGCCGCAACTATGGAATATCTTTATCGGCGATATGAGCTTTGTCGGTCCGCGAGCGCTGTTGCCTGAAGAGATCGAGGTGCGCGCCAATGGGAAGCTGATTCCGCTGGAGAAGATCCCCGGCTATGAGGCGCGGCACCGAGTAAGGCCTGGCCTTACCGGCGTGGCCCAAATCTATGCCCCAAGGGATATTTCCAGAAGGCACAAGTTTAAGTTCGACCTCCTCTATATCGGGAAGCAAACCTTTTGGCTGGATATCAGGTTGATCCTGCTCTCCTTCTGGATCTCACTGAGGGGGAAATGGGAAAGTCGTCAGCACAAGTTTTAG
- a CDS encoding NAD(P)/FAD-dependent oxidoreductase, translating into MIHDVVVIGAGPAGSYAAYCLAVRGYDVVVLEEDPLVGKPTYCSGLIGLEAFAKHNLPINAIIRSFTAARFYSPYGTEALVSSDRPVAYVVDRGEFDRSLARQAQEAGARYRLATKCIGISHVDGGITAEIRGLEGEERIRARAGIVATGVKYNLLNGLGIARPKRFMEAAQVEVRMRDVKEVEVYLGRKISPGSFGWAIPLGNETVRLGICNGGKAIRYLQGLLENPLIKPRLLDQAPRIKSKPIPISPVKRSYLDHVLLVGDAAGQVKPTTGGGIHYSILCAEIAARTLDEAFRVGNFGERQMAMYESRWRKEIGVELRTGSFFRRLGGWLSDYQIDYLIRSYRNPALRDLVQRTAAFERHSGFILTLCCSQFFWDSFWARLKSKVFRPLSGE; encoded by the coding sequence TTGATACACGACGTTGTTGTCATTGGTGCAGGTCCGGCTGGAAGCTATGCCGCCTACTGCCTCGCAGTCCGTGGCTACGATGTCGTCGTCCTGGAGGAGGATCCTCTGGTGGGAAAGCCCACGTACTGCTCTGGGCTGATCGGCCTGGAGGCGTTTGCGAAGCACAATCTGCCGATCAACGCAATCATACGGTCGTTCACTGCGGCCCGTTTCTACTCCCCGTATGGCACCGAAGCGCTGGTGTCTTCCGATCGGCCTGTCGCCTATGTCGTAGATAGAGGGGAGTTTGATCGAAGCCTGGCCAGGCAAGCACAGGAAGCTGGGGCAAGATACCGACTTGCGACCAAGTGCATTGGGATCTCCCATGTTGACGGCGGCATTACGGCAGAGATCCGAGGTCTGGAAGGAGAAGAACGCATCAGGGCTAGGGCCGGGATCGTGGCGACGGGGGTAAAATATAATCTGTTAAACGGGCTGGGGATAGCACGACCCAAACGATTCATGGAGGCTGCCCAGGTAGAAGTGAGGATGAGGGACGTCAAAGAGGTTGAGGTCTATCTGGGCCGCAAGATCTCCCCTGGGTCTTTTGGATGGGCAATTCCCCTCGGTAATGAAACGGTCCGCTTGGGCATTTGCAACGGGGGGAAGGCGATCAGATACCTGCAAGGGCTTTTAGAGAACCCATTGATTAAGCCCCGGCTCCTCGATCAGGCCCCACGGATCAAAAGCAAGCCGATCCCGATTTCTCCCGTGAAGAGGAGTTATCTCGACCACGTTCTCTTAGTGGGAGACGCGGCAGGCCAGGTAAAGCCCACGACGGGTGGCGGGATACATTACAGCATCCTGTGTGCGGAGATTGCTGCTAGGACACTTGATGAGGCGTTCAGGGTCGGCAATTTCGGCGAGCGCCAGATGGCCATGTACGAGTCTCGATGGCGCAAGGAGATTGGAGTAGAACTGCGGACAGGATCCTTCTTCCGACGGCTCGGGGGGTGGCTATCTGATTATCAGATCGACTATCTCATCCGGTCATACAGGAATCCTGCACTACGCGACCTTGTCCAGAGGACAGCAGCTTTCGAACGCCATAGTGGTTTCATCCTCACCCTTTGTTGCAGTCAGTTCTTCTGGGATAGCTTTTGGGCGAGGTTAAAGTCCAAGGTCTTTCGACCTTTGTCCGGAGAATGA
- a CDS encoding O-antigen ligase family protein yields the protein MKLVKMRQDTAEPEPVSLVEQGGPSKTSRLLNLSRMLSSWRGRVWPLLLVVLLVILLVPYLRATAATLRHGLSPSTSVLLPLFLIAGASTIAFFSLTRPVWALAVFFAVAPVTSGLVTWVGIGDPALQRKAGLLGVEILFLSLALGLLLRRVIWPDPGGTRRVENRVIVYALAVLASMILFYLSDPWWWDRLILAWRHIPSGRQLSPNYPFRAGLLILASLLCYRLTADRLRSSGEIRLVCRGWLVGAGLTGFYGLSVWATWQWGQYAQVGSLLEDVNAYGSYLVLTLFVAWGEWLTEKGWWARAVAGLVVLLTVLMIPLAGSRIAMIAATAGAGIAWTTLARSVKGRWVRGGVLAALGGGILLFSLAGGYGLIDRAFQTHPRLASLGLTRVAQAMDAGVVLEAWQRQRQGFAEAGIRMVKENPVFGMGPGTAYRELGRGHYYGPSDRGYVIAMHENLYNYFIQYGPSDRGYVIGVHQNLHNYFIQVAAETGLLGLAGFLWIVFAALVGGFSRNLGKERLLARFLSIGVGAYLITAFTSHPLILSRQALLFWGYLGILAACAQLSHPSFSGQRSKDLGL from the coding sequence ATGAAGCTCGTCAAGATGAGGCAGGATACTGCTGAGCCAGAACCGGTTTCTCTCGTGGAGCAGGGCGGGCCTTCCAAGACAAGTAGGCTTCTCAATCTCTCGCGAATGCTGTCCTCGTGGCGAGGCCGCGTCTGGCCACTTCTGCTTGTCGTCTTATTGGTGATTCTCCTCGTCCCGTATCTTCGCGCTACTGCCGCGACGTTACGGCATGGCTTATCCCCATCAACCAGCGTTCTCCTGCCGCTCTTTCTAATCGCCGGCGCTTCTACTATTGCCTTTTTCTCCCTCACGCGACCCGTCTGGGCGCTAGCCGTCTTTTTCGCGGTGGCTCCGGTAACGAGCGGTCTCGTGACCTGGGTGGGTATCGGCGATCCAGCGCTTCAGAGGAAGGCTGGGCTGCTCGGGGTCGAGATCCTGTTCCTGAGTCTCGCGCTCGGTCTACTCCTCAGGCGCGTCATCTGGCCGGACCCAGGGGGTACGAGACGGGTCGAAAACAGGGTTATCGTTTACGCGCTTGCCGTCCTGGCCTCGATGATCCTGTTTTACCTCTCAGACCCATGGTGGTGGGATCGTCTCATATTAGCCTGGCGTCACATTCCTTCAGGGCGTCAGCTTTCTCCTAATTACCCGTTTAGGGCAGGGCTTCTCATTCTGGCCTCTCTCCTCTGTTATCGGTTGACGGCCGACCGATTGAGATCGTCAGGAGAGATTCGGCTTGTGTGCCGTGGCTGGCTCGTCGGGGCCGGCCTGACTGGATTCTATGGCCTCTCGGTATGGGCAACATGGCAGTGGGGTCAGTATGCTCAGGTCGGATCGCTCCTTGAGGACGTCAATGCATACGGGTCATACTTGGTGCTCACGCTCTTTGTCGCGTGGGGAGAGTGGTTGACCGAAAAGGGGTGGTGGGCACGAGCAGTAGCGGGGCTCGTGGTTCTTCTCACGGTGTTGATGATCCCGCTAGCTGGATCCCGAATCGCGATGATCGCGGCGACCGCTGGGGCTGGGATTGCGTGGACCACCTTGGCCAGGTCGGTGAAAGGGCGTTGGGTCCGCGGAGGTGTTCTGGCTGCTCTCGGAGGCGGGATCCTTTTGTTCTCCCTTGCTGGGGGGTACGGCTTGATCGACAGGGCCTTTCAAACTCATCCAAGGCTAGCCTCTCTGGGGCTAACTAGGGTCGCCCAGGCGATGGATGCCGGGGTTGTGCTGGAGGCATGGCAGAGACAGCGTCAAGGTTTCGCGGAGGCGGGAATTCGAATGGTCAAAGAGAACCCAGTCTTTGGCATGGGTCCTGGGACTGCCTACCGGGAGCTAGGTCGCGGCCACTACTACGGACCAAGTGACAGAGGTTACGTCATCGCCATGCATGAGAATCTCTACAACTATTTCATCCAGTACGGACCAAGTGACAGAGGTTACGTCATCGGCGTGCATCAGAATCTCCACAACTATTTCATCCAGGTAGCCGCCGAGACCGGGCTGCTTGGCCTCGCAGGTTTCCTATGGATTGTTTTTGCGGCGCTGGTCGGAGGGTTTTCACGCAACTTGGGGAAGGAGCGCCTTCTAGCGAGGTTTCTCTCAATCGGTGTGGGAGCCTACCTCATTACAGCCTTTACCAGCCATCCTCTGATCCTTTCTAGGCAGGCACTACTTTTCTGGGGTTACTTAGGCATCCTTGCGGCGTGCGCACAGCTCAGTCACCCATCATTCTCCGGACAAAGGTCGAAAGACCTTGGACTTTAA